The Corynebacterium marinum DSM 44953 genome contains the following window.
TATCTCCCCGTCCGGCCGATAACCGGAACCCGGTTGTGTGCTGGAATACGATGACGGGGGTAGCGGATGGGGTGGCGGGACGGCTGCACGCTCGCAAATTCCACGGGGGTGACCTGCTTTTGTGAAACATGTTGCCCCCATCACATCCTTTGCTAAACTGTGCTCTGGTCCACCCAGGCGGCGGCAGGTCCCGTTCCGGCGTAGCAGCGGAAATGCCTTCTGGTGGGAGCACAACTGCACAGCGACGGCTCCACCGAGATATTCCCCGCACCTGAGTGAGGGGGAGAAGGCGGAAAAGTCGTCTGCATCATCGTGATAGCGTCACCTAAGCTGATACATGACTCACCGTCATGTCGGGACTACGGTGGGCGTCACACTCATTGAAGTTCTGAAGACGGCTGACCCCGACGCGGGGCAAGGTCGACAACGAAGTCTGAAAGGTACACAGTGGCTACTGACAACAAGGACAAGGCCGTACTCCACTACCCGGGCGGCGAGTACGAGCTCGACATCATCAAGGCCACCGAGGGTAACGACGGCGTCGTCCTCGGCAAGATGCTGGCTGACACGGGCCTGGTCACCTTCGACCCGGGTTACGTCTCCACCGGCTCCTGCGAGTCGCAGATCACCTACATCGACGGTGAAAACGGCATCCTCCGCCACCGCGGCTACGACATCGCGGACCTGGCCGAGAACGCCACCTTCAACGAGGTCTCCTACCTCCTGATCAACGGTGAGCTGCCGACCGTCGAAGAGCTGCACACATTCTCCGACGAGATCCGCCACCACACCCTGCTGGACGAGGACTTCAAGTCCCAGTTCAACGTTTTCCCCCGCGACGCTCACCCGATGTCCGTGCTGGCCTCCTCCGTCAACATACTGTCGACGTACTACCAGGACCAGCTCGACCCGATGAACGAGGAGCACCTGCACAAGGCGACCGTCCGCCTCATGGCCAAGGTGCCGATGCTGGCCGCGTACGCCTACCGCGCATCCAAGGGTGCGCCGTACATGTACCCGGACAACTCCCTCAACGCGCGCGAGAACTTCCTGCGCATGATGTTCGGTTACCCGACCGAGCCGTACGAGATCGATCCGATCATGGTCAAGGCCCTGGACAAGCTCCTCATCCTGCACGCCGACCACGAGCAGAACTGCTCCACCTCCACCGTCCGCATGATCGGCTCCGCCCAGGCGAACATGTTCGTCTCCGTCGCCGGCGGCATCAACGCCCTCTCCGGCCCGCTGCACGGCGGCGCCAACCAAGCGGTCCTCGAGATGCTCGAGGAGATCAACGCCAACGGCGGCGACGCCACCGACTTCATGAACCGCGTGAAGAACAAGGAGGACGGTGTCCGCCTCATGGGCTTCGGACACCGCGTCTACCGCAACTACGACCCGCGCGCGGCCATCGTCAAGGAGACCGCACACGAGATCCTGGAGCACCTCGGCGGCGACCACCTCCTCGACCTCGCAATGAAGCTGGAGGAGATCGCCCTCAACGACGACTACTTCATCTCCCGCAAGCTGTACCCGAACGTCGACTTCTACACCGGCCTGATCTACCGCGCCATGGGCTTCCCGACGGACTTCTTCACCGCCCTGTTCGCCATCGGCCGCCTGCCGGGCTGGATCGCCCACTACCGTGAGCAGCTGGCGACCACCACCAAGATCAACCGCCCGCGCCAGATCTACACCGGCCAGACCCTGCGCACCGTCACCCCGCGTGAGGACCGCTAGGACCACCGGTTAGTCCGAGCCTAAGAAACCGGGCACACCGCCACCTTTATACTGGGGGCCGTTGTGCCCGGTTTTCCCATGAACACCCACAAGGAGACACACTCATGACCAAGCCCCAGATCGAAGCCCAGACCGGCCCCGCACCGGAGGACCTCGTAGCCGTCGACCTCATCGTCGGCGAAGGCGAGGAGGCGCAGGCGGGAGGTCTCGTCGAGGTCCACTACGTCGGCGTCGATTTCGAGTCGGGCCAGGAGTTCGATTCTTCCTGGGATCGCGGCCAGTCCATCGAGTTCCCACTCAGCGGCCTCATCGCCGGCTGGCAGGAAGGCATCCCCGGCATGAAGGTCGGCGGCCGCCGTCAGCTGACCATCCCCCCGGAGAAGGCCTACGGCCCGGCCGGTGGCGGACACCCCCTGTCCGGTCGCACCCTGGTCTTCGTGATCGACCTGATCAGCGCCGGTTAACCAGCGCCGACTACAGGACTAGGCCGTGGCCGCCGCCCATGCGGCGGCCACGGCCCTGCTCACTTCGGGGGCGACGCGGGCGTCGAGAGGCGAGGGGACGATGTGCTCGACGTCGAGGTGCTCCGCGGCGACCGCGGCGATGGCCTGCGACGCCGCCTGCTTCATCTCGGGGGTGATGGATGTGGCTCCCGCGGCGAGCGCGCCGTGGAAGATGCCGGGGAAGGCCAGGACGTTGTTGATCTGGTTCGGCAGATCGGATCGTCCCGTGGCGACGACCGCGCCGTAGCGGTAAGCGAGCTCGGGGTCGATCTCCGGGTTCGGGTTGGCCAGTGAGAACAGGATCGGCCGCTCGGCCATCAACTGCAGAGCCTCCTCGGGGACGGAGCCCGCGGACACCCCGATGAAGGTGTCCGCGCCCTCGAAGGCCTCGAAAATTCCGCCGGTGACGCCCCGGGGGTTGGTGGTGCGTGCCAGTTCGTCCTTGACCTCGTTGAGGTCCCCGCGGCCGGCGTGGATGATGCCGCGGGAGTCGAGCATGATGATGTCGCTGATGCCGGCGTCGGCGAGCATCTTCTCGCAGGCCACGCCGGCGGCGCCCGCTCCTGAAATGACCACCTTGAGGTCGGGGAGTCCGCGGCCCAGAAGAAGGCAGGCGTTGCGCAGCGCGGCGAGGATCACCACGGCGGTGCCGTGCTGGTCGTCGTGCATGACCGGCATGTCGAGGGTCTCGACGAGCCGGCGTTCGACCTCGAAGCAGCGGGGCGCGGAGATGTCCTCGAGGTTGATGGCGCCGAAGGAGGGCGCCAGGGCAGTGATGGTCTCGACGAGTTTGTCGGGGTCGGTCTCGTCCAGCACGATGGGCACGGCGTTGAGGCCGGCGAAGCGGTGGAACAACTGGGCCTTGCCCTCCATGACGGGAAGTGCCGCGCGGGGGCCCATGTTGCCGAGCCCCAGGACGGCGGTACCGTCGGAGATGATCGCCACGGTGCGGCCGATACCGGTGTAGCGCTGTGCGAGCGACGGGTCCTCCGCGATGGCGGTGCACACGCGCGCCACTCCCGGGGTGTAGGAGACGGAGAGGTCCCGCTGCGTCTCCAGGGGCCGGGCGGAGCGGATCGTCAGTTTTCCCCCCTCGTGGGCGGCGAAGATCTCCTCGTCGCTCAGGTCGGCGGTGTGGTGGGCGGCGGCATTCGGGTCAGTGGACATAGGCCCAAGTCTAGGACCTGTGACGAGGTGATCCTCTCCCCGTCGCGGGTGAATCGGGGCACAATGGGGTCCATGACTACTCTGACGCTCAACGACGGCACCGAGATCCCGCAGATCGGACTGGGCACCTGGAAGCTGCTGGGGGAGGAGGGGGTCCGTGTCATCCGGGAAGCTATCTCCCTCGGGTACCGCCACTTCGACACTGCATCCGCCTACGGCAACGAGGAGACCGTCGGCCGGGCGGTCGCGGAGGCCGTCGCGGCTGGCGACGTGACGCGCGAGGAGCTGTTCATCACCACGAAGGCGTGGCAGAACGAGCAGGGGAAGGACGGGATCCCCCGTGCCTTCCGCTCGTCGCTCGACCGCCTCGGGCTGGAGTACGTGGACCTTTATCTGGTGCACTGGCCGGCGCCGGACCAGGGGAAATACGTGGAGAGCTTCGAGGCGGTCGCCCGCCTGCAGGGGCTCGGCCTGGCGCAGTCCGTCGGCGTGGCCAACTTCTACGGGGATGTGCTGCGCGAGGTCGTGGACGAGGTCGGCGTTGTTCCGGCCGTCAACCAGGTGGAGCTGCACCCCGGTTTCTCCCAGGCGCCTCTCCGCGCCCTCCACGAGGAGCTCGGGGTGACCACGGTCGCCTGGTCCCCGCTCGGCCGCGGGATCCTGCTGGCGAATCCGGTTCTCGACACCGTCGCCCGCGCCGTCGGCCGGTCCACCGCCCAGGTGGCGCTTCGCTGGGCCATGCAGCTCGGTTGCGTGGTCATCCCGAAGTCCACGAACC
Protein-coding sequences here:
- a CDS encoding citrate synthase, translating into MATDNKDKAVLHYPGGEYELDIIKATEGNDGVVLGKMLADTGLVTFDPGYVSTGSCESQITYIDGENGILRHRGYDIADLAENATFNEVSYLLINGELPTVEELHTFSDEIRHHTLLDEDFKSQFNVFPRDAHPMSVLASSVNILSTYYQDQLDPMNEEHLHKATVRLMAKVPMLAAYAYRASKGAPYMYPDNSLNARENFLRMMFGYPTEPYEIDPIMVKALDKLLILHADHEQNCSTSTVRMIGSAQANMFVSVAGGINALSGPLHGGANQAVLEMLEEINANGGDATDFMNRVKNKEDGVRLMGFGHRVYRNYDPRAAIVKETAHEILEHLGGDHLLDLAMKLEEIALNDDYFISRKLYPNVDFYTGLIYRAMGFPTDFFTALFAIGRLPGWIAHYREQLATTTKINRPRQIYTGQTLRTVTPREDR
- the fkpA gene encoding FKBP-type peptidyl-prolyl cis-trans isomerase FkpA, whose protein sequence is MTKPQIEAQTGPAPEDLVAVDLIVGEGEEAQAGGLVEVHYVGVDFESGQEFDSSWDRGQSIEFPLSGLIAGWQEGIPGMKVGGRRQLTIPPEKAYGPAGGGHPLSGRTLVFVIDLISAG
- a CDS encoding NAD(P)-dependent malic enzyme; this encodes MSTDPNAAAHHTADLSDEEIFAAHEGGKLTIRSARPLETQRDLSVSYTPGVARVCTAIAEDPSLAQRYTGIGRTVAIISDGTAVLGLGNMGPRAALPVMEGKAQLFHRFAGLNAVPIVLDETDPDKLVETITALAPSFGAINLEDISAPRCFEVERRLVETLDMPVMHDDQHGTAVVILAALRNACLLLGRGLPDLKVVISGAGAAGVACEKMLADAGISDIIMLDSRGIIHAGRGDLNEVKDELARTTNPRGVTGGIFEAFEGADTFIGVSAGSVPEEALQLMAERPILFSLANPNPEIDPELAYRYGAVVATGRSDLPNQINNVLAFPGIFHGALAAGATSITPEMKQAASQAIAAVAAEHLDVEHIVPSPLDARVAPEVSRAVAAAWAAATA
- a CDS encoding aldo/keto reductase, with the protein product MGSMTTLTLNDGTEIPQIGLGTWKLLGEEGVRVIREAISLGYRHFDTASAYGNEETVGRAVAEAVAAGDVTREELFITTKAWQNEQGKDGIPRAFRSSLDRLGLEYVDLYLVHWPAPDQGKYVESFEAVARLQGLGLAQSVGVANFYGDVLREVVDEVGVVPAVNQVELHPGFSQAPLRALHEELGVTTVAWSPLGRGILLANPVLDTVARAVGRSTAQVALRWAMQLGCVVIPKSTNPRRLAQNLAAADFTLSRDQMEAISGLDGQAGFGRIFEDPRTFGSN